A section of the Marinimicrobium koreense genome encodes:
- the pheT gene encoding phenylalanine--tRNA ligase subunit beta — MKVSESWLREWVNPAITTDELAAQITMAGLEVDAVDPVAGEFTGVVVGEIVSVEQHPDADKLRVCKVAGEGDELRQVVCGAPNAREGIKVPFATVGAKLPGDFKIKKAKLRGVESFGMLCAQTELEAGDDDDGLWELPVDAPTGTDLREYLGLNDQIIEVDLTPNRSDCLSIKGIAREVGVLNRLSVNEPEIVPVKPVNDETRPVTLSAPEGCSRYVGRVVRNIDISRPSPLWLQEKLRRAGLRSVDAVVDVTNYVLLELGQPMHAFDLAKLSGGIDVRLAEAGEKLVLLDDQEVTLTEGTLVIADQDKPLAMAGIMGGRDSAVGPETRDIFLESAFFNPVAIAGKARSYGLHTDSSHRFERGVDYQLQEQAMERATELLLSVVGGEPGPLVKAWDEYHLPGDRTVSLRRERVTSGLGLELPDEDVEAILTGLGLTLTEQTDAGWTFAVPSYRFDLAIEADLLEELARIYGYNRLPTRSLAAAMSVPARPEGRLSLERIRRELVARDYQETITYSFIEPKLSRQFAPDIEPVALRNPISADMAVMRPTLLPGLVSTLQHNLNRQQERVRLFESGQRFVPGADGKLRQEPMLAGLIYGSRQPEGWANAKEPVDFYDLKGDLEAVLALTGAGDEFRMAPGAHPALHPGQSAAIYRGETQVGVIGTLHPQLQRGLDIPGAVFVFELALSALKSARKPAFEPLSRFPSVRRDLALLVDRGVAAQSLFDCVKSHAGEQLRDLKVFDVYVGKGIDPHRKSVALGLTFQDASRTLNEEEINASVERVVERLKEEFCATLR, encoded by the coding sequence CCGATGAACTGGCCGCTCAGATCACCATGGCGGGCCTGGAAGTGGATGCTGTTGACCCGGTTGCGGGCGAATTCACCGGCGTGGTGGTTGGCGAAATCGTCTCGGTCGAACAGCACCCGGACGCGGACAAGTTGCGCGTGTGTAAAGTGGCGGGCGAGGGCGATGAACTCCGGCAGGTGGTGTGCGGTGCGCCCAACGCCCGTGAAGGCATCAAGGTGCCGTTCGCGACCGTCGGCGCCAAGCTCCCCGGCGACTTCAAAATCAAGAAAGCCAAGCTGCGCGGTGTAGAGTCCTTTGGCATGCTCTGCGCCCAGACCGAGCTGGAAGCCGGCGATGATGACGACGGCCTGTGGGAGCTGCCCGTCGATGCGCCCACCGGCACCGACCTGCGCGAGTATCTGGGCCTGAACGACCAGATCATCGAAGTCGATCTGACTCCGAACCGCAGCGACTGCCTGAGCATCAAGGGCATTGCCCGGGAAGTGGGCGTTCTCAATCGTCTGTCGGTCAATGAGCCCGAGATCGTTCCGGTCAAACCGGTCAACGACGAGACCCGGCCGGTGACCCTCAGCGCGCCGGAAGGCTGCAGCCGCTATGTCGGTCGCGTGGTCCGGAACATTGATATCAGTCGCCCCAGCCCCCTGTGGCTGCAGGAGAAGCTGCGCCGCGCCGGTCTGCGCAGCGTCGATGCGGTGGTGGATGTCACCAACTACGTGCTGCTGGAGCTGGGCCAGCCCATGCATGCGTTCGACCTCGCCAAGCTCAGCGGCGGTATCGACGTACGCCTGGCCGAGGCGGGTGAAAAACTTGTCCTGCTGGACGATCAGGAAGTGACCCTGACCGAGGGCACTCTGGTGATCGCCGACCAGGACAAACCCCTGGCCATGGCGGGCATCATGGGCGGTCGCGATAGCGCGGTCGGCCCCGAAACCCGGGACATTTTCCTGGAAAGCGCCTTTTTCAATCCTGTCGCCATCGCCGGTAAAGCCCGCAGCTATGGTCTGCATACCGATTCTTCCCACCGCTTTGAGCGCGGTGTGGACTACCAGCTGCAAGAACAGGCCATGGAACGTGCCACCGAGCTGCTGCTGAGTGTGGTGGGTGGTGAGCCCGGCCCGCTGGTCAAGGCCTGGGATGAGTACCACCTGCCGGGCGATCGCACCGTCAGTCTGCGTCGCGAGCGCGTGACCAGTGGTCTGGGTCTGGAATTGCCGGATGAAGACGTGGAAGCCATCCTGACCGGTCTGGGGCTGACCCTGACCGAACAGACCGACGCCGGCTGGACCTTCGCGGTGCCCAGCTACCGGTTCGATCTGGCCATCGAGGCGGACTTGCTGGAAGAGCTGGCCCGAATTTACGGCTACAACCGCCTGCCGACCCGCAGTCTGGCCGCGGCCATGAGCGTTCCGGCCCGTCCGGAAGGGCGCCTGTCCCTGGAGCGTATTCGCCGGGAACTGGTGGCGCGGGATTATCAGGAGACGATCACCTACAGCTTCATTGAGCCCAAACTGTCCCGGCAGTTTGCGCCGGATATCGAGCCCGTGGCTTTGCGCAACCCCATCAGCGCCGATATGGCGGTCATGCGCCCGACGCTGCTGCCCGGGTTGGTGTCGACCCTTCAGCACAACCTGAACCGCCAGCAGGAGCGTGTGCGCCTGTTTGAGAGCGGGCAGCGGTTTGTCCCCGGTGCAGACGGTAAGCTGCGTCAGGAGCCCATGCTGGCCGGCCTGATCTATGGCAGTCGACAGCCCGAGGGCTGGGCCAACGCCAAAGAGCCCGTGGACTTCTACGACCTCAAAGGTGACCTGGAAGCAGTGCTGGCACTCACTGGTGCCGGTGACGAGTTCCGCATGGCGCCCGGTGCCCACCCGGCCCTGCACCCGGGCCAGTCCGCCGCCATTTACCGGGGCGAGACCCAGGTGGGCGTGATCGGTACCCTGCATCCGCAGCTCCAGCGTGGTCTGGACATCCCTGGAGCGGTATTTGTGTTCGAGCTGGCCCTGTCGGCGCTCAAGTCCGCCCGCAAGCCGGCCTTTGAGCCGCTGTCCCGTTTCCCCAGTGTCCGTCGGGACCTGGCGCTGCTGGTCGATCGGGGCGTGGCGGCCCAAAGCCTGTTCGATTGCGTCAAAAGCCACGCCGGTGAGCAACTGCGAGACTTAAAGGTCTTTGACGTGTATGTGGGCAAAGGTATTGATCCGCATAGAAAAAGTGTGGCTCTGGGCTTGACCTTTCAGGACGCTTCGCGCACTCTTAACGAGGAAGAGATCAACGCCTCGGTCGAGCGGGTAGTGGAACGCTTGAAAGAGGAGTTTTGTGCCACCCTCAGATAG
- the ihfA gene encoding integration host factor subunit alpha translates to MSGGALTKADLAEKLYDELGLNKREAKELVELFFEEIRRSLESNEQVKLSGFGNFDLRDKSQRPGRNPKTGEEIPISARRVVTFRPGQKLKAKVEAYAGTKP, encoded by the coding sequence ATGTCGGGCGGGGCTCTCACAAAAGCCGATCTAGCCGAAAAACTCTACGACGAGCTTGGCCTCAACAAGCGTGAGGCCAAAGAGCTCGTGGAGCTGTTTTTTGAGGAAATCCGGCGGTCACTGGAAAGCAACGAACAGGTAAAACTGTCCGGATTTGGTAACTTTGACCTGCGAGATAAAAGCCAGCGCCCGGGGCGCAACCCGAAAACCGGGGAAGAAATCCCCATCAGCGCCCGCCGGGTGGTCACCTTCAGACCAGGACAAAAACTCAAGGCCAAAGTAGAAGCCTATGCTGGAACCAAGCCATAA
- a CDS encoding MerR family transcriptional regulator, producing the protein MLEPSHNDELPVIPGKRYFTIGEVSELCAVKPHVLRYWEQEFPQLKPVKRRGNRRYYQRQDVLTIRQIRALLYDQGFTIGGARQQMEGETAQQDASQFSQLVGQMIAELEEVLEVLKTR; encoded by the coding sequence ATGCTGGAACCAAGCCATAACGACGAATTGCCGGTAATTCCGGGCAAGCGCTACTTCACCATTGGTGAGGTCAGCGAGCTTTGCGCCGTGAAACCCCACGTACTGCGCTACTGGGAGCAGGAATTCCCCCAGCTCAAGCCGGTCAAGCGTCGGGGTAACCGCCGGTACTATCAGCGCCAGGATGTGCTCACCATCCGCCAGATTCGGGCCCTGCTGTACGATCAGGGCTTCACCATCGGCGGCGCCCGCCAGCAGATGGAAGGGGAGACGGCCCAGCAGGACGCCAGCCAGTTCAGCCAACTCGTCGGCCAGATGATCGCCGAGCTGGAAGAAGTCCTGGAAGTGCTGAAAACCCGCTAA
- a CDS encoding SOS response-associated peptidase family protein, producing the protein MCGYIGNLHEAPGVIDLMEELGILLPLPYYQSYQRRMHPALITQEGDKYVISEAMWWYALKREGDKLVPNPDITSFNARNLDAPLWRDAINHRRGIILGTEIGESKDGKRHLMRSKEGLALGAVYKDWEAPNGQIVRSMAVITRPPHPRFSEYHDKSLPAFLPLSKCTLTSWLNPYNDAHDVNIYNILNTSKIYNDLIITSVRTFKNGITVEPTWHLTRD; encoded by the coding sequence ATGTGCGGTTATATCGGCAACCTCCATGAAGCCCCCGGCGTCATTGACCTGATGGAAGAACTCGGGATACTCCTCCCCCTGCCCTACTATCAGTCCTATCAACGCCGAATGCACCCTGCCCTCATCACCCAGGAGGGCGACAAATACGTTATATCCGAAGCCATGTGGTGGTACGCCCTCAAGCGAGAAGGCGACAAACTCGTCCCGAACCCCGATATCACCAGCTTCAACGCCCGCAACCTGGACGCCCCACTCTGGCGAGACGCCATCAACCACCGGCGAGGCATCATACTCGGCACTGAGATCGGTGAATCAAAAGACGGTAAACGCCACCTGATGCGGAGTAAGGAAGGATTGGCACTGGGTGCCGTCTATAAGGACTGGGAAGCCCCAAATGGCCAGATAGTCCGCTCTATGGCTGTAATCACCAGACCGCCACACCCACGGTTTTCAGAGTATCATGACAAATCTCTCCCTGCATTTTTACCTCTGAGTAAATGTACTTTAACCTCTTGGTTAAACCCTTATAATGACGCTCATGATGTCAATATATACAACATTCTGAACACATCTAAAATCTATAACGACCTAATCATTACAAGTGTAAGAACCTTTAAAAATGGAATCACTGTAGAACCAACGTGGCATCTAACTCGAGACTAA
- a CDS encoding DUF2726 domain-containing protein yields the protein MDIVSFFSPFFDFLWWVILLCTAVVIIITLATPKKGRKSPKSPFKYDPKAPWPFTKARLLTDAEKEAFDRLRDALPQHYIFAQVQLSQMMDVKPGHDFRQWFNRISRMSADFVVVSSDLDTVAAIEIDDTTHRDPKRMEADSKKAKALKAAGIKLVRWDARRVPKPEVIRQEVLGVVQKAVNPVSHTEIESVEVVP from the coding sequence ATGGATATAGTTAGCTTTTTCTCGCCCTTTTTTGATTTTCTTTGGTGGGTTATTCTGTTGTGTACCGCCGTAGTAATAATAATTACTCTTGCCACGCCAAAGAAAGGCCGAAAATCCCCAAAATCCCCATTCAAGTATGATCCCAAGGCTCCCTGGCCGTTTACCAAGGCCAGGCTACTGACAGACGCTGAGAAAGAGGCGTTTGACAGGCTCCGGGATGCGTTGCCACAGCATTATATTTTTGCCCAGGTGCAGCTATCCCAGATGATGGACGTAAAGCCGGGACACGACTTTAGGCAGTGGTTTAACCGTATCAGCCGCATGAGTGCCGATTTTGTGGTGGTGAGCAGTGACCTGGACACCGTGGCAGCCATCGAGATCGACGATACGACACACCGGGACCCCAAGCGGATGGAGGCGGACTCGAAGAAGGCGAAGGCGCTGAAAGCGGCTGGAATCAAGCTGGTCCGGTGGGATGCCCGGCGGGTGCCGAAACCTGAGGTAATACGCCAAGAAGTCCTTGGGGTTGTTCAAAAAGCAGTCAATCCCGTTTCACACACAGAGATAGAGAGTGTCGAGGTTGTGCCCTAA
- a CDS encoding retron St85 family effector protein, with the protein MEDPRVEFLESIAFDRLRVELTSSPIVLLCGGKVPVKESPSDPDPQVRSVRHALTNRHTSYECFRPEEITDWQTDGIFHNLMEFEEELSAICSLIVIVLESEGAIAELGAFSQVEDVSNRLMVVVSNRAMEENSFINLGILRHVTKNRAGSVASYPWVIEKDRSQAFCLEESVLNDIELDIEKRLSKLSKSPTFKPQSEAHKVVVIFHLIEIFNALKLSEISEYLAYFNISIVLDSLRRKLFLLEKFKLVKREEYSDSTFYVVTGDFHKVRFSPVEGRKIDLLRISVDCMKYYEANRDRHRLGALKSVRKGG; encoded by the coding sequence ATGGAAGATCCTAGAGTAGAGTTTCTTGAATCTATAGCGTTCGATAGGCTGAGAGTAGAGTTAACCTCGAGTCCAATTGTATTACTTTGCGGCGGCAAAGTACCTGTCAAAGAAAGCCCCAGCGATCCCGATCCTCAGGTTCGTTCAGTGCGGCATGCGCTCACTAACCGACATACCTCGTATGAATGCTTCAGGCCAGAAGAAATAACTGACTGGCAGACAGATGGCATTTTCCACAACTTGATGGAATTTGAAGAGGAGTTGTCTGCTATTTGCTCGTTAATAGTCATAGTCCTCGAAAGTGAGGGGGCAATTGCTGAGTTAGGAGCCTTCTCTCAGGTCGAAGATGTAAGTAATAGGCTGATGGTTGTTGTGTCAAATAGGGCTATGGAGGAGAACTCTTTTATAAATCTAGGTATTTTAAGGCACGTTACAAAAAATCGTGCAGGGAGTGTGGCGTCATATCCTTGGGTGATAGAGAAAGATCGTAGCCAAGCGTTTTGCTTAGAGGAAAGTGTTTTAAATGATATTGAGCTCGATATTGAGAAAAGGTTAAGTAAATTATCAAAAAGTCCCACTTTTAAACCTCAAAGTGAAGCTCACAAGGTTGTTGTAATATTTCATTTGATTGAGATATTCAATGCTCTCAAGCTATCTGAGATATCAGAATATCTAGCCTACTTCAACATTAGCATAGTCCTGGACTCTCTTCGAAGAAAACTTTTTCTTTTAGAAAAGTTTAAATTAGTTAAGAGGGAGGAGTACAGCGACTCGACATTTTATGTCGTAACTGGAGATTTTCATAAGGTCAGGTTTTCTCCGGTTGAAGGTAGGAAGATTGATCTTTTAAGGATTAGCGTGGATTGCATGAAATATTATGAGGCCAATAGAGATAGGCACAGGCTGGGTGCGTTGAAAAGCGTAAGGAAAGGGGGGTGA
- a CDS encoding retron St85 family RNA-directed DNA polymerase, translating into MMIGLDISEQISKDLYVSAFQVDRLINRAPHAYKIFFIPKKTGGQRKIAQPAREVKYIQRWLVDNIFNQLPVHEAVKSYREGLGIKDNATWHKKNKYLVKLDFKDFFTSIKEAGLFDFLLRKLSDSYSDESLRKIARASCIKYKHREDLCLSVGAPSSPAISNAILYAFDEAVNNWCFENSISYTRYADDLTFSTSVPNVSSLIEPKVRQISSDFPYVNLRFNNAKRTHLSKKYQRRVTGIVLTNQGELSVGRLRKREVKALIHKFKTGLLPMNEVHRLQGLLGFVSDVEPMFLERMRVKYSSATIDDILKSVKQDKLVNS; encoded by the coding sequence ATGATGATAGGGCTGGATATTTCTGAACAAATTAGCAAAGATTTGTATGTTAGCGCATTTCAAGTCGATCGGCTTATAAATCGTGCTCCTCATGCTTACAAAATTTTCTTCATTCCAAAGAAAACTGGTGGGCAAAGAAAGATTGCTCAACCAGCCAGGGAAGTTAAGTATATACAGCGGTGGCTTGTCGATAATATTTTTAATCAGCTTCCTGTTCATGAGGCTGTGAAGTCCTACCGAGAAGGTTTGGGTATTAAGGATAATGCCACGTGGCATAAAAAAAATAAGTATTTAGTTAAATTAGATTTTAAGGATTTTTTTACATCTATTAAGGAGGCGGGGTTGTTTGACTTCCTGTTACGCAAGTTATCCGATAGTTACTCTGATGAAAGCTTAAGAAAAATTGCAAGAGCTTCTTGTATAAAATATAAACATAGAGAGGATTTATGTTTGAGTGTGGGGGCGCCGAGCTCTCCGGCAATATCAAACGCTATATTGTATGCGTTTGATGAGGCAGTTAACAACTGGTGTTTTGAAAACAGCATTTCATACACGCGTTATGCGGATGACTTAACTTTCTCAACTTCTGTTCCAAATGTGTCCTCCTTGATTGAGCCTAAAGTACGACAGATTTCTTCGGACTTTCCTTATGTAAATCTGAGGTTCAATAATGCTAAGAGGACTCACCTATCAAAAAAATATCAGAGGCGAGTGACTGGGATTGTTCTAACGAACCAAGGCGAGCTCTCTGTCGGAAGGTTGAGAAAAAGAGAGGTTAAGGCTCTAATTCATAAGTTTAAAACAGGGCTTCTTCCGATGAACGAAGTTCACCGATTGCAGGGGCTTTTAGGATTTGTCAGCGATGTCGAACCAATGTTTCTTGAGAGAATGAGGGTAAAGTACTCCAGTGCAACCATTGACGACATCCTTAAGAGTGTCAAACAGGATAAATTGGTTAACAGCTAA
- a CDS encoding thiol-disulfide oxidoreductase DCC family protein, producing the protein MSNHDDHLIVYYDGACPRCVADRQRYERLAGSAGEAVQWVDITGRDDELKQRGIDSDRALRELHVQDGEGQIHRELDAYILLMRKTRLLRPVAWLIGLPGIRGLLSRSYHAWVDRRLRESGRL; encoded by the coding sequence ATGAGCAACCACGACGACCACCTTATTGTTTACTACGACGGCGCCTGCCCCCGCTGCGTGGCCGACCGCCAGCGCTATGAGCGCTTGGCGGGTAGCGCCGGCGAAGCCGTCCAATGGGTCGATATAACCGGCCGCGATGACGAACTGAAACAGCGTGGAATAGACTCCGACAGGGCCCTGCGCGAACTGCATGTGCAAGATGGCGAGGGGCAGATACACCGGGAGCTGGATGCCTACATCCTGCTGATGCGAAAAACCCGTCTGTTGCGACCCGTAGCGTGGCTGATCGGCCTTCCCGGCATTCGCGGGTTATTGTCCCGCAGCTATCACGCCTGGGTGGACCGTCGCTTGAGGGAAAGTGGGCGGTTATGA
- a CDS encoding serine hydrolase domain-containing protein, with translation MTIGWAMLVPVLLAVGCTTTETSKGFEYPLDIAQVGADPAKAAEIDALLKSFVEEKKTNSVAAFVARDGKVLYSEAFGWKDMKAGVPASVDDYYALFSQTKAVTTVAFMTLVEKGLVDIHDPVSKYFPGIPDQVITELHDDGRYETRPVETPMTFVHLMAHTAGFDAHLAGELRKQHSGEPMGFLGFGGKEPDFVPIGQHTSGGDFSAEYLEEEMLALAEYPLGFDPGAEWHYHLSTNMLGYLIERISGQPLRDYVKENVLDPLGMDDTDWFHAPEDFDRFVKPYRAIDGELVPGTELYIKGAVTEQQTYAEGAIGLNGPIEDYAKFCQMLLNKGEFNGQRILEPETVELMTTVNRLPQASQPFEFGLGFELYNDEKEPVPAVSDSAYAWGGLLGTAYIIDPDKNMIALFYRNMYEREELYPQFLEKAYELIE, from the coding sequence ATGACGATTGGATGGGCGATGCTGGTTCCGGTGTTGCTGGCGGTAGGCTGTACCACTACGGAGACCTCAAAGGGCTTCGAGTACCCTTTGGACATTGCTCAGGTGGGCGCTGATCCGGCCAAGGCGGCAGAGATTGATGCGCTGCTGAAATCCTTTGTGGAGGAGAAGAAAACCAACAGTGTGGCGGCGTTCGTCGCCCGGGACGGGAAGGTGCTGTATTCCGAGGCCTTTGGCTGGAAGGACATGAAGGCGGGCGTGCCGGCCAGTGTGGATGACTACTACGCGCTTTTCTCCCAGACCAAGGCGGTGACGACTGTCGCGTTTATGACGCTGGTGGAGAAGGGACTGGTGGATATCCATGATCCTGTCTCTAAGTATTTTCCGGGTATTCCGGATCAGGTCATTACCGAGCTTCACGACGACGGTCGCTATGAGACCCGACCGGTTGAGACGCCGATGACTTTTGTTCATCTGATGGCGCATACGGCGGGTTTCGATGCCCATCTGGCGGGGGAGCTCCGTAAGCAGCACAGTGGGGAGCCCATGGGGTTTCTCGGTTTTGGCGGAAAGGAGCCTGATTTCGTACCCATCGGTCAGCATACCTCCGGTGGGGATTTCAGCGCAGAGTATCTGGAAGAGGAAATGCTCGCGTTGGCGGAGTACCCGTTGGGCTTTGATCCCGGCGCGGAGTGGCACTATCACCTGAGCACCAACATGCTGGGTTATCTGATTGAGCGGATTTCCGGGCAGCCGCTGCGTGACTACGTGAAGGAAAACGTGCTGGACCCATTGGGTATGGACGATACCGACTGGTTTCATGCACCGGAAGATTTTGATCGCTTCGTCAAACCTTACCGTGCAATCGACGGTGAGTTGGTGCCGGGTACGGAGCTGTATATCAAGGGTGCCGTCACCGAACAGCAGACCTACGCGGAGGGCGCCATTGGTCTTAATGGCCCGATCGAGGATTACGCCAAGTTCTGCCAGATGCTGTTGAACAAGGGCGAGTTTAACGGCCAGCGGATTCTCGAACCGGAAACCGTGGAGCTGATGACCACGGTGAATCGCCTGCCGCAGGCGAGCCAACCGTTTGAGTTTGGTCTGGGTTTTGAGCTGTACAACGATGAGAAGGAGCCGGTACCGGCGGTATCCGACTCCGCTTACGCCTGGGGCGGACTCTTGGGCACGGCCTATATTATCGACCCGGATAAGAACATGATCGCGCTCTTTTACCGAAATATGTATGAGCGCGAGGAGCTGTACCCGCAGTTCCTGGAAAAGGCCTATGAGCTAATCGAGTAG